The nucleotide sequence GCCACGGTTTTTGCGGCTAATCAAACGAATGCGACTATCTTGGGCGGCATATTTCTTGAGGATGGTCAAGGAGCGATCAGTAGAACCATCATCAATAATCACAAACTCAAAGTCGGTAAAGGTCTGTCCTAAAATACTCTCTACTGCTTGAGCTAAGTATCGTGCTGTATTGTAGACGGCCATTACTACGGAGACCGTTGGTTGGTTGCTCATGAAGGTCTA is from Cyanobacteriota bacterium and encodes:
- a CDS encoding glycosyltransferase; its protein translation is MSNQPTVSVVMAVYNTARYLAQAVESILGQTFTDFEFVIIDDGSTDRSLTILKKYAAQDSRIRLISRKNRG